One Vespa crabro chromosome 9, iyVesCrab1.2, whole genome shotgun sequence genomic region harbors:
- the LOC124427031 gene encoding guanine nucleotide-binding protein G(i) subunit alpha isoform X1, producing the protein MGCAVSTTGDKEAAERSKKIDKDLRADGERAASEVKLLLLGAGESGKSTIVKQMKIIHETGYSKEECEQYKPVVYSNAIQSLMAIIRAMGQLRIDFADSSKADIARQFFTLASAAEEGELTGELVLLMKRLWQDAGVQLCFTRSREYQLNDSAAYYLNALDRIAQPNYIPTQQDVLRTRVKTTGIVETHFSFKGLHFKMFDVGGQRSERKKWIHCFEGVTAIIFCVALSGYDLVLAEDEEMNRMIESMKLFDSICNSKWFVETSIILFLNKKDLFEEKIARSPLTICFPDYKGANTYEECASYIQMKFENLNKRKDQKQIYTHFTCATDTSNIQFVFDAVTDVIIKNNLSNCGLLS; encoded by the exons ATGGGCTGTGCTGTAAGCACCACCGGAGACAAAGAAGCCGCTGAAAGGTCCAAGAAAATCGACAAGGATCTGAGGGCCGATGGCGAGCGAGCCGCCAGTGAGGTCAAGCTCCTCTTGCTTG ggGCTGGAGAATCTGGTAAATCTACAATAGTAAAacagatgaaaataattcatgaGACTGGCTATAGTAAGGAAGAATGTGAACAATATAAGCCAGTAGTATATAGTAATGCAATACAAAGTTTAATGGCAATAATCAGAGCTATGGGCCAGCTAAGAATTGATTTTGCTGATTCTAGTAAGGCc GATATAGCCCGACAATTCTTCACCCTAGCTTCAGCAGCAGAAGAAGGTGAACTTACAGGAGAGTTAGTATTGTTAATGAAGAGACTATGGCAAGATGCAGGTGTACAACTTTGTTTCACACGTAGTAGAGAATATCAACTGAATGATTCAGCTGCATATTATTTGAATGCTCTCGATCGTATAGCACAACCTAATTATATTCCTACTCAGCAAGATGTTCTTAGAACACGTGTGAAAACTACAGGAATTGTGGAAactcatttttcatttaaaggaTTACATTTCAa AATGTTTGATGTTGGTGGTCAACggtcagaaagaaaaaaatggatacaCTGTTTCGAGGGTGTTACAGCCATTATTTTTTGTGTTGCTCTCAGTGGGTATGATCTGGTCCTAGCAGAGGATGAAGAAATGAATAGAATGATTGAATCGATGAAGCTATTTGATTCCATATGCAACAGCAAGTGGTTTGTCGAAAcgtcgattatattattcctTAACAAAAAGGatctttttgaagaaaaaattgcTAGAAGCCCGTTAACCATTTGTTTTCCGGATTATAAAGGTGCTAATACATACGAGGAATGTGCATCTTATATTCAAATGAAATTCGAAAActtaaataaaaggaaagatcaGAAACAAATTTACACACATTTCACATGTGCCACAGATACATCTAATATACAATTTGTATTTGACGCTGTGACCGACGtcataattaagaataatttaagCAATTGTGGATTATTAAGCTAA
- the LOC124427031 gene encoding guanine nucleotide-binding protein G(i) subunit alpha isoform X4 — protein MWAGESGKSTIVKQMKIIHETGYSKEECEQYKPVVYSNAIQSLMAIIRAMGQLRIDFADSSKADIARQFFTLASAAEEGELTGELVLLMKRLWQDAGVQLCFTRSREYQLNDSAAYYLNALDRIAQPNYIPTQQDVLRTRVKTTGIVETHFSFKGLHFKMFDVGGQRSERKKWIHCFEGVTAIIFCVALSGYDLVLAEDEEMNRMIESMKLFDSICNSKWFVETSIILFLNKKDLFEEKIARSPLTICFPDYKGANTYEECASYIQMKFENLNKRKDQKQIYTHFTCATDTSNIQFVFDAVTDVIIKNNLSNCGLLS, from the exons atgt ggGCTGGAGAATCTGGTAAATCTACAATAGTAAAacagatgaaaataattcatgaGACTGGCTATAGTAAGGAAGAATGTGAACAATATAAGCCAGTAGTATATAGTAATGCAATACAAAGTTTAATGGCAATAATCAGAGCTATGGGCCAGCTAAGAATTGATTTTGCTGATTCTAGTAAGGCc GATATAGCCCGACAATTCTTCACCCTAGCTTCAGCAGCAGAAGAAGGTGAACTTACAGGAGAGTTAGTATTGTTAATGAAGAGACTATGGCAAGATGCAGGTGTACAACTTTGTTTCACACGTAGTAGAGAATATCAACTGAATGATTCAGCTGCATATTATTTGAATGCTCTCGATCGTATAGCACAACCTAATTATATTCCTACTCAGCAAGATGTTCTTAGAACACGTGTGAAAACTACAGGAATTGTGGAAactcatttttcatttaaaggaTTACATTTCAa AATGTTTGATGTTGGTGGTCAACggtcagaaagaaaaaaatggatacaCTGTTTCGAGGGTGTTACAGCCATTATTTTTTGTGTTGCTCTCAGTGGGTATGATCTGGTCCTAGCAGAGGATGAAGAAATGAATAGAATGATTGAATCGATGAAGCTATTTGATTCCATATGCAACAGCAAGTGGTTTGTCGAAAcgtcgattatattattcctTAACAAAAAGGatctttttgaagaaaaaattgcTAGAAGCCCGTTAACCATTTGTTTTCCGGATTATAAAGGTGCTAATACATACGAGGAATGTGCATCTTATATTCAAATGAAATTCGAAAActtaaataaaaggaaagatcaGAAACAAATTTACACACATTTCACATGTGCCACAGATACATCTAATATACAATTTGTATTTGACGCTGTGACCGACGtcataattaagaataatttaagCAATTGTGGATTATTAAGCTAA
- the LOC124427031 gene encoding guanine nucleotide-binding protein G(i) subunit alpha isoform X2, which yields MRMTKHQIINLIFISWAGESGKSTIVKQMKIIHETGYSKEECEQYKPVVYSNAIQSLMAIIRAMGQLRIDFADSSKADIARQFFTLASAAEEGELTGELVLLMKRLWQDAGVQLCFTRSREYQLNDSAAYYLNALDRIAQPNYIPTQQDVLRTRVKTTGIVETHFSFKGLHFKMFDVGGQRSERKKWIHCFEGVTAIIFCVALSGYDLVLAEDEEMNRMIESMKLFDSICNSKWFVETSIILFLNKKDLFEEKIARSPLTICFPDYKGANTYEECASYIQMKFENLNKRKDQKQIYTHFTCATDTSNIQFVFDAVTDVIIKNNLSNCGLLS from the exons atgcgTATGACTAAGCATCAAATCATAAATCTAATTTTTATCTCAT ggGCTGGAGAATCTGGTAAATCTACAATAGTAAAacagatgaaaataattcatgaGACTGGCTATAGTAAGGAAGAATGTGAACAATATAAGCCAGTAGTATATAGTAATGCAATACAAAGTTTAATGGCAATAATCAGAGCTATGGGCCAGCTAAGAATTGATTTTGCTGATTCTAGTAAGGCc GATATAGCCCGACAATTCTTCACCCTAGCTTCAGCAGCAGAAGAAGGTGAACTTACAGGAGAGTTAGTATTGTTAATGAAGAGACTATGGCAAGATGCAGGTGTACAACTTTGTTTCACACGTAGTAGAGAATATCAACTGAATGATTCAGCTGCATATTATTTGAATGCTCTCGATCGTATAGCACAACCTAATTATATTCCTACTCAGCAAGATGTTCTTAGAACACGTGTGAAAACTACAGGAATTGTGGAAactcatttttcatttaaaggaTTACATTTCAa AATGTTTGATGTTGGTGGTCAACggtcagaaagaaaaaaatggatacaCTGTTTCGAGGGTGTTACAGCCATTATTTTTTGTGTTGCTCTCAGTGGGTATGATCTGGTCCTAGCAGAGGATGAAGAAATGAATAGAATGATTGAATCGATGAAGCTATTTGATTCCATATGCAACAGCAAGTGGTTTGTCGAAAcgtcgattatattattcctTAACAAAAAGGatctttttgaagaaaaaattgcTAGAAGCCCGTTAACCATTTGTTTTCCGGATTATAAAGGTGCTAATACATACGAGGAATGTGCATCTTATATTCAAATGAAATTCGAAAActtaaataaaaggaaagatcaGAAACAAATTTACACACATTTCACATGTGCCACAGATACATCTAATATACAATTTGTATTTGACGCTGTGACCGACGtcataattaagaataatttaagCAATTGTGGATTATTAAGCTAA
- the LOC124427031 gene encoding guanine nucleotide-binding protein G(i) subunit alpha isoform X3, whose translation MRAGESGKSTIVKQMKIIHETGYSKEECEQYKPVVYSNAIQSLMAIIRAMGQLRIDFADSSKADIARQFFTLASAAEEGELTGELVLLMKRLWQDAGVQLCFTRSREYQLNDSAAYYLNALDRIAQPNYIPTQQDVLRTRVKTTGIVETHFSFKGLHFKMFDVGGQRSERKKWIHCFEGVTAIIFCVALSGYDLVLAEDEEMNRMIESMKLFDSICNSKWFVETSIILFLNKKDLFEEKIARSPLTICFPDYKGANTYEECASYIQMKFENLNKRKDQKQIYTHFTCATDTSNIQFVFDAVTDVIIKNNLSNCGLLS comes from the exons atgc ggGCTGGAGAATCTGGTAAATCTACAATAGTAAAacagatgaaaataattcatgaGACTGGCTATAGTAAGGAAGAATGTGAACAATATAAGCCAGTAGTATATAGTAATGCAATACAAAGTTTAATGGCAATAATCAGAGCTATGGGCCAGCTAAGAATTGATTTTGCTGATTCTAGTAAGGCc GATATAGCCCGACAATTCTTCACCCTAGCTTCAGCAGCAGAAGAAGGTGAACTTACAGGAGAGTTAGTATTGTTAATGAAGAGACTATGGCAAGATGCAGGTGTACAACTTTGTTTCACACGTAGTAGAGAATATCAACTGAATGATTCAGCTGCATATTATTTGAATGCTCTCGATCGTATAGCACAACCTAATTATATTCCTACTCAGCAAGATGTTCTTAGAACACGTGTGAAAACTACAGGAATTGTGGAAactcatttttcatttaaaggaTTACATTTCAa AATGTTTGATGTTGGTGGTCAACggtcagaaagaaaaaaatggatacaCTGTTTCGAGGGTGTTACAGCCATTATTTTTTGTGTTGCTCTCAGTGGGTATGATCTGGTCCTAGCAGAGGATGAAGAAATGAATAGAATGATTGAATCGATGAAGCTATTTGATTCCATATGCAACAGCAAGTGGTTTGTCGAAAcgtcgattatattattcctTAACAAAAAGGatctttttgaagaaaaaattgcTAGAAGCCCGTTAACCATTTGTTTTCCGGATTATAAAGGTGCTAATACATACGAGGAATGTGCATCTTATATTCAAATGAAATTCGAAAActtaaataaaaggaaagatcaGAAACAAATTTACACACATTTCACATGTGCCACAGATACATCTAATATACAATTTGTATTTGACGCTGTGACCGACGtcataattaagaataatttaagCAATTGTGGATTATTAAGCTAA